The window TTTCTTCCACGTCCACCAGCTCGATGTCTCCGCCATCGCGCTGCAAAGCTGGGCGGATTTTGGTAAGTGCCTGTTCAACTCTATCTCGCATGCAATTCTCCTTTTTACAGCAATCTGTAACCTGGTCAGCAAAACCTATGGCCACAGAAAGTATCTGTTCAATTATTCTTCGCAGGTGGCTATATTTCTGTAGAGCATGCTGCCGGGCTGTGGTTGCAAACTCTAGCTCATTTCACTCTTGCCCTGCGAATATTACGTACTATAACTACTGGAGGGGGCGATTGCAACCTAATTCTCCTTCAAGCCTGGTCGGAATTTCGTGGCTCACATCTTGCAAAAATGGCAACAAGCGTGGGAAGTTTGAAATGGAGGGGCCCGAAAGGGATATCCATGCTCCTCCTGTCTGCATGAATTGAGCAGCGAGGGAAGAAGAGTATGAAAGAGCAGCTTATAAGCAAGATTAGAAGCCGACAGAGCATGATTGGCATTATCGGGCTTGGATACGTGGGCCTGCCTCTTATGCTTCGCTTTACTGAAGAGAGGTTCCCGGTAGTTGGTTTTGACATTGATAAGAACAAGGTGGTCAAGCTGAATAAAGGTGAGAGCTACATAGGTCATATTGCCAGCGAGGAGATTGCTGCAAGACGAGCGGAGGTTAGCAGGATTTCTGATGGCAAGGAAGTTCCTTTATTCGAAGCTACAACCAACTACAGCCGCAGTGCAGAAATGGACGTCCTGATTCTGTGCGTACCTACACCACTGGATATACACCGGGAACCTGATCTCTCCTTTGTCCGGTCAACCATGACATCAATTTACCCACACCTCCGGCCGGGGCAAATGTTGTGTCTCGAAAGCACAACATATCCAGGAACCACTGAAGAGGAACTGCAGCCCATGATTGAAAGCCGCGGCCTGACCGTAGGTAAAGACATTTTTCTGGTGTATTCCCCGGAGCGGGAAGATCCGGGGAATCCAAAATATCACACTAGAAATATCCCCAGGGTGTGTGGAGGAGTGACAGAGAATTGTCTCGAGGTGGGTGTGGCGCTCTATGGGGAGGTGGTGGAACGAGTGGTGCCCGTGTCATCAACCAGGGCGGCTGAACTCACAAAGCTGCTGGAAAATATCTACCGGGCGGTAAACATAGGACTTGTAAATGAACTGAAGATGGTTGCTGACCGAATGGGTATCGATATCCATGAAGTGATTGATGCTGCGGCCACAAAACCGTTCGGCTTTACCCCGTTTCATCCCGGCCCCGGCCTTGGCGGCCACTGCATCCCCATCGATCCATTTTATCTCACCTGGAAGGCGAGGGCCTTCGGTCTCAACACTCGCTTTATAGAACTCGCTGGTGAAGTCAATACAGCTATGCCCCACTGGGTGGTAGAGAAAGTTGCTGAAGGCTTAAATAACCGAGGCAAGCCCATCAAAGGGGCAAAGATTCTCGTTCTGGGCCTGGCATACAAGAAAAACGTGGACGATCCAAGAGAATCGCCTGCCATGGAAATTATGGAGATCCTTCGCGCCAAGGGAGCGGAGGTGAGTTATAGCGATCCTTACATTAGAGTGTTTCCTCGGATGCGCCGCTACCATTTCAACTTGAAGTCTGTTGAACTGACGCCAGAAAATTTGCAGAGCGTGGACTGTGTAGTTCTGGTTACCGACCATGACGCCTTTCCCTATGATGCCATCGAGAGATATGCTTCGCTCATCGTAGACAGTCGGGGAGTGTATCGCCAAAAGAGAGACAATGTAATTAAGGCTTAACTTCACAATCAGAACGAAAACCTTAATAAAAAAACCAGGTTAATTTCATTTTTACCCTTGACATTTGGCAAGTTATATTTTAGGGTGAATGACAATTAGTTTATACCCCCATTACAATACTCAATAGGCGCACTACCTATTGATCCTGTTTGACAAGCATTATGAGAACGATGAAAATTTGGCAATACAGAGTAGCGATATCTGCAGCAGTATCTGACTGTGGGCTAGGTGAGTACTGAATTCGGCATTAGGTGCTAGCGACGACTGGACAATTTGGTGGGGGCTAGGGGCATCAGCACAACTGAAACATCGTCTTCCAGAACCTTCTCGAACATGATGGCGCACCCTACCCGGTTTGTCTTTGTCCCCAATTGCGGAATCAATCAAAGGTTGTGAGGGTAGGATATTTATGACATGGCGGGAAGGTTCTGGAAGGCAACCTATGTCTAGGAGGGGCATCAATGGGCAACAGACCAGAGAAGATCTTTCAACACGGCAGTGTAAAAGCAGCTATTTTTCACAACGAAATCTTCAAAGACGGTCAAGGCTTTTCCGTAAAAAAGGTTTCCTTCCAGAAATTATATAGAGACAGTGAGGGCAACCTGAAGACCACCGCAAGTCTCGACGTCAATGACCTTCCCAAGGCTGTGCTCGTCCTGCAAAAAGCCTATGACTACCTTACTGAACGCTCATTTACTGAAGAGGTGGACGCAGTTTAACATTATGTCCGGCGAGGAGGCGTTTTGTGAAGAGGGGAAAAGGGGCACTACCAATGCAGCACACCATGCCCCTCGTCGGACATCTCCCTCTTCATGTTCACCACGGCTGGCACTGACTCTTTTGAGACGCTGGACGCCTTCTTACTTTGAACCTGTTGCCAATATGATGTGCGGAGTGGTTTTTTGGGATATAATGTGCCGTTGCTATACTGGCAACTTTGCTTCCCACTCCCAGGCAGTTTTTATAATGAGTGACAGATCATCATATTTTGGCTGCCAGTGGAGGATCTGTTTTGCTTTTCTGCTGTCAGCCACCAGAACGGCAGGGTCACCCGGTCTGCGGGCTGTTTCCTCTGTAGGGAAATCCACCCTGGTTACTTCTCTGGCAGCCTGCACCACTTCTTTTACTGAATAGCCGTGGCCATAGCCCAAGTTAAAGATGCCGCTTTTTTTCTCTGCCTGCAAATAATCCAACGCCTTGAGATGAGCATCGGCCAGATCGTAAACGTGGATGTAATCTCTTATGCACGTTCCATCGGCGGTAGGATAATCAGTTCCAAAGATCTGCAGTTTGGCAAATTCTCCTTTGGCCGTCTTGAGGGCCCTGGTAATGAGGTGGGTGGCTTCAGGATAGACCTGCCCCAGTTGGCCTTCAGGATCGGCACCCGCCACATTGAAATAGCGCAATGATATGTAAGCAAAATCAGGCGTTGCCTGCGAGTGGTCTCGCAAGATTAGCTCGATCATCATCTTAGAGGTGCCATAGGGATTAATTGGTGCCATTTCACTGTTCTCATCTATCGGTACCTGCTGTGGTGTGCCGTAAACCGCAGCAGTTGAAGA of the Deltaproteobacteria bacterium genome contains:
- the galE gene encoding UDP-glucose 4-epimerase GalE, whose protein sequence is MRILVTGGAGYIGSHVVKLLGEKKHEILVYDNLSTGNSWAVLHGELLVADLADSTTLHNTLLRFKPHAVMHFAASIAVEESVHHPLIYYRNNTANTLNLLESMQACGVPNLIFSSTAAVYGTPQQVPIDENSEMAPINPYGTSKMMIELILRDHSQATPDFAYISLRYFNVAGADPEGQLGQVYPEATHLITRALKTAKGEFAKLQIFGTDYPTADGTCIRDYIHVYDLADAHLKALDYLQAEKKSGIFNLGYGHGYSVKEVVQAAREVTRVDFPTEETARRPGDPAVLVADSRKAKQILHWQPKYDDLSLIIKTAWEWEAKLPV
- a CDS encoding nucleotide sugar dehydrogenase, which gives rise to MKEQLISKIRSRQSMIGIIGLGYVGLPLMLRFTEERFPVVGFDIDKNKVVKLNKGESYIGHIASEEIAARRAEVSRISDGKEVPLFEATTNYSRSAEMDVLILCVPTPLDIHREPDLSFVRSTMTSIYPHLRPGQMLCLESTTYPGTTEEELQPMIESRGLTVGKDIFLVYSPEREDPGNPKYHTRNIPRVCGGVTENCLEVGVALYGEVVERVVPVSSTRAAELTKLLENIYRAVNIGLVNELKMVADRMGIDIHEVIDAAATKPFGFTPFHPGPGLGGHCIPIDPFYLTWKARAFGLNTRFIELAGEVNTAMPHWVVEKVAEGLNNRGKPIKGAKILVLGLAYKKNVDDPRESPAMEIMEILRAKGAEVSYSDPYIRVFPRMRRYHFNLKSVELTPENLQSVDCVVLVTDHDAFPYDAIERYASLIVDSRGVYRQKRDNVIKA